In Niallia sp. FSL W8-0635, one genomic interval encodes:
- a CDS encoding cell wall hydrolase, with amino-acid sequence MAVVRVTDADIDLLARLLRAEAEGEGELGMLLVGNVGINRMRADCSDFKGLRTVNDMVYQAHAFEATTKGYFYQRPRESERRLARRVVNGESFWPAKYSLWYFRPPGDCPATWYNQPHVGRFKLHCFYEPTAEECENVYNTF; translated from the coding sequence ATGGCAGTCGTACGCGTTACGGATGCAGATATTGATTTATTGGCAAGACTTCTTCGTGCAGAAGCAGAGGGAGAAGGAGAGTTAGGCATGTTATTAGTCGGAAATGTAGGAATCAATCGAATGAGAGCAGATTGTTCCGATTTCAAAGGACTTCGCACTGTAAATGATATGGTGTATCAAGCCCATGCGTTTGAGGCAACAACAAAAGGCTATTTTTATCAAAGACCGAGAGAAAGTGAAAGGCGATTGGCGAGGAGAGTTGTGAACGGAGAATCCTTTTGGCCAGCAAAATATAGTTTATGGTATTTTCGTCCACCAGGTGATTGTCCTGCTACCTGGTATAATCAACCACATGTAGGAAGATTTAAGCTTCATTGCTTTTATGAGCCAACGGCAGAAGAATGTGAAAATGTTTATAATACTTTCTAA
- a CDS encoding YbaK/EbsC family protein → MSLENVQVHLKKWNREKDIQVFQTSSATVLEAAETLGVQPERIAKTLSFRKEDDAILIVTAGDAKIDNRKFKQTFAEKARMLAPEEVLEKTGHAVGGVCPFGLVENLPVYMDESLKRFTTVFPACGSSNSAIELTNEELYIYGNAVDWVDVCKGWE, encoded by the coding sequence TTGTCATTAGAAAATGTTCAAGTTCATTTAAAGAAATGGAATAGAGAGAAGGATATTCAAGTATTTCAAACGTCTAGCGCTACAGTCTTAGAAGCAGCTGAAACATTAGGAGTACAGCCAGAAAGAATCGCTAAAACATTATCATTCCGTAAAGAAGATGATGCAATCTTAATTGTTACTGCAGGAGATGCGAAAATTGACAATAGAAAATTTAAGCAAACCTTTGCGGAAAAAGCAAGGATGTTAGCGCCAGAAGAAGTATTAGAAAAAACAGGTCATGCAGTTGGTGGAGTTTGTCCTTTTGGTTTAGTAGAAAATTTACCTGTCTATATGGATGAATCACTAAAACGATTTACTACTGTGTTTCCAGCGTGTGGAAGCAGTAATTCAGCGATTGAATTGACCAATGAAGAGCTTTATATATATGGCAATGCAGTTGATTGGGTAGATGTTTGTAAAGGATGGGAGTAA
- the lexA gene encoding transcriptional repressor LexA: MQKLSKRQLDILEYIKEEVKLKGYPPSVREIAEAVGLASSSTVHGHLARLESKGLIRRDPTKPRAIEILDLEESNIPKYNIINVPVVGKVTAGMPITAIENVDEYFPLPERLAPSDEQIFMLEIMGESMIEAGILDGDYVIVRQQHSANNGDIVVAMTEEDEATVKRFFKERDFIRLQPENSTMEPIILRNVSILGKVIGVYRHIQ; the protein is encoded by the coding sequence ATGCAGAAGCTTTCAAAGAGGCAATTAGACATACTAGAATACATAAAAGAAGAAGTAAAGCTAAAAGGATATCCACCTTCTGTTCGTGAAATTGCAGAGGCTGTTGGACTGGCATCAAGCTCAACCGTTCATGGCCATTTAGCAAGATTAGAGAGTAAAGGCTTAATCCGTCGTGATCCAACAAAACCTAGAGCTATTGAAATATTGGATTTAGAAGAAAGCAATATACCAAAATATAATATTATTAATGTACCTGTAGTCGGAAAAGTTACAGCAGGGATGCCAATTACTGCTATCGAAAATGTGGATGAATATTTCCCATTACCTGAAAGACTAGCACCAAGTGATGAACAAATTTTCATGCTAGAAATTATGGGAGAAAGTATGATTGAAGCAGGAATATTAGATGGTGACTATGTTATCGTTAGACAACAGCATTCTGCTAACAACGGCGATATTGTTGTCGCAATGACAGAGGAAGATGAAGCTACCGTTAAACGATTCTTTAAAGAACGTGACTTTATTCGCCTGCAGCCTGAGAACAGCACGATGGAACCAATTATTCTTCGTAATGTAAGCATTCTTGGGAAAGTAATTGGTGTATATCGTCATATTCAATAA
- the yneA gene encoding cell division suppressor protein YneA produces the protein MSKLWEKYSYTIILLICGFIACIMIVANTGQPDSSKYVSVTVKNGETVWQLSNEYAGSYNMTKKQFIKWIEEHNNVAANNISAGEELVIPVKVEDHQLMLASE, from the coding sequence ATGTCTAAATTGTGGGAAAAATATTCATATACTATTATTCTTTTAATTTGTGGTTTTATAGCGTGTATAATGATTGTAGCGAATACTGGACAACCAGATTCTAGCAAATATGTGTCGGTAACGGTGAAAAATGGTGAAACGGTATGGCAATTATCGAATGAATATGCAGGCTCTTATAATATGACTAAAAAGCAATTTATCAAGTGGATCGAAGAGCATAATAATGTTGCTGCTAATAATATTTCAGCAGGTGAAGAATTGGTCATTCCAGTCAAAGTAGAGGATCATCAATTGATGTTAGCATCCGAATAA
- a CDS encoding YneB family resolvase-like protein — protein MKNEKNAIIYCRVSTDKEEQTTSLARQEEELVALAKKMDFQVKRIISERASGYDLDREGLLELLSIIKEEEISSILIQDETRLGRGNARIAILHCILKENIKLYSISSSGELMLSEADTMVLQIVSIVEEYQRKIHNLKIKRGMKRAVEKGYRPDKNLKNLGDHSGRQKLELPIEEIVKLKQNGLTFSEITSTLKGLGYDFSKATIHRRYQEYKEMLSGKE, from the coding sequence ATGAAGAATGAAAAGAATGCAATAATCTATTGTCGAGTAAGTACAGATAAAGAAGAACAAACAACGTCCCTTGCAAGGCAGGAAGAGGAATTAGTAGCTTTAGCAAAGAAAATGGATTTCCAAGTGAAAAGAATCATCTCAGAAAGAGCCAGTGGTTATGACTTGGATAGAGAAGGATTGCTTGAGCTGTTATCGATTATAAAAGAAGAAGAAATTTCGTCCATTTTAATACAGGATGAAACAAGATTAGGAAGAGGAAATGCAAGGATAGCTATTCTTCATTGCATCTTAAAGGAAAATATTAAGCTTTACAGTATCTCTTCCTCAGGAGAGCTTATGCTTTCAGAAGCAGATACGATGGTTTTACAAATTGTTAGCATAGTGGAAGAATATCAGCGGAAAATACATAATTTAAAAATAAAAAGAGGAATGAAAAGAGCAGTAGAAAAGGGCTATCGTCCAGATAAAAATTTAAAAAACTTAGGAGATCATTCTGGCCGACAGAAGCTAGAGCTTCCCATTGAAGAAATCGTAAAACTGAAACAAAATGGGTTAACCTTCTCTGAAATAACGTCCACATTAAAAGGACTTGGATATGATTTTTCAAAGGCGACCATTCATCGCAGATATCAAGAATATAAGGAGATGCTGAGTGGGAAAGAATAG
- a CDS encoding DUF896 domain-containing protein, with protein sequence MFPKNKLDRINELAKKKKETGLTQEEAKEQTKLRAEYLKNFRSTMVNTIENVKIFDPKGNDVTPQKVKDIQNRKKMH encoded by the coding sequence ATGTTTCCTAAAAATAAACTTGATCGCATAAATGAACTTGCAAAAAAGAAAAAAGAGACAGGCTTAACCCAAGAAGAAGCAAAAGAACAAACAAAGCTACGCGCTGAATATTTGAAAAATTTCCGTTCTACAATGGTTAATACGATTGAAAATGTGAAAATTTTTGATCCAAAAGGAAATGATGTTACTCCGCAAAAAGTAAAAGATATTCAAAACAGAAAAAAGATGCATTAA